A genomic segment from Ignavibacteriales bacterium encodes:
- a CDS encoding type II and III secretion system protein, translating into MKTSIYSLLLIFMFIGSIFPQKYWERRLKDYNNPDELVTLSQTLPFNEAIALLSKVSESTTGKRIVSTVVSENPIGIEIESMPYDKALFMIVQYSGLIMEEKEDVIVIKRLQGEEVKPEDIYAAVDSREVKISAVFFEVDVAKTKDVGIDWKFLLSQNGLDLGTELLTQTTSTTELRADPSQFNLSGAGDFQAGDFYGQATAMFRFFESNNLGEIIASPNIVVRDKKMGRIQVGSDFSVRTRDFAGNTVEKFFPTGTIIEVTPHVYKENGIDYVLLNILVERSSFLLSELTTEIKKTNASTQVLVLNGEETILGGLFVTEQTIVRNGIPFLKDLPWWVFGIRYLTGSDQTVDKKKELVILLKTELLPTLQERLANPIKNPLNTEISKQNERIKYYQLESKSSDFNQKEN; encoded by the coding sequence ATGAAAACATCTATATACTCACTGCTTTTAATCTTTATGTTTATCGGAAGCATTTTTCCACAAAAATATTGGGAAAGAAGACTTAAAGATTATAACAATCCCGATGAGCTGGTAACCCTTTCGCAAACGCTTCCGTTTAATGAAGCAATAGCCTTGTTAAGCAAGGTAAGCGAAAGCACAACTGGTAAAAGAATTGTATCTACAGTGGTTTCTGAAAATCCAATTGGTATTGAAATCGAAAGCATGCCTTACGATAAAGCTTTGTTTATGATAGTTCAATATTCAGGTCTTATCATGGAAGAAAAAGAAGATGTTATTGTTATAAAACGGCTGCAGGGTGAAGAAGTAAAACCAGAAGATATTTATGCCGCTGTTGATTCACGAGAAGTAAAAATATCGGCTGTTTTTTTTGAAGTAGATGTTGCTAAAACAAAGGATGTTGGAATTGATTGGAAATTTTTACTTTCTCAAAACGGTTTGGATCTTGGTACTGAGCTTCTTACACAAACAACCAGCACAACCGAACTAAGAGCAGATCCATCACAATTTAATCTTAGTGGCGCGGGTGATTTTCAAGCCGGGGATTTTTATGGTCAAGCAACAGCAATGTTCAGATTTTTTGAGAGTAATAATTTAGGTGAAATTATTGCTTCCCCTAATATTGTTGTTAGAGATAAAAAGATGGGAAGAATACAAGTCGGATCAGATTTTTCTGTAAGAACTAGAGACTTTGCTGGAAACACCGTTGAAAAGTTCTTTCCTACAGGAACTATTATTGAGGTTACACCACATGTTTATAAAGAAAACGGTATTGATTATGTTCTTTTAAATATTCTAGTTGAAAGGAGTTCCTTCCTTTTAAGTGAACTTACAACAGAAATCAAAAAAACTAATGCATCAACTCAAGTATTAGTCCTAAATGGTGAAGAAACTATTTTAGGCGGTCTTTTTGTCACCGAACAAACTATTGTAAGAAATGGAATTCCTTTTCTTAAAGATCTTCCCTGGTGGGTCTTTGGAATTAGATATTTAACCGGATCTGATCAGACAGTTGACAAAAAGAAAGAGCTGGTTATACTTCTTAAGACAGAATTGTTGCCAACGCTTCAGGAACGTTTAGCAAATCCTATAAAGAACCCTTTAAATACAGAGATATCTAAACAGAATGAGCGAATTAAATATTATCAATTAGAATCAAAAAGCTCAGACTTTAATCAAAAAGAAAACTAG
- a CDS encoding response regulator has translation MQSILIVDDDLNLCTVLKEELEEVGYNSNFVNSGFEAMDFLKNNPVDLILLDLKMPAMDGFDVLKAIEQNQIKAKVIVLTAYADVKSAIDSAKMGATDFISKPYDFDELLITITKVLQRE, from the coding sequence ATGCAATCAATTCTAATTGTTGATGATGATTTAAATCTTTGTACTGTTCTTAAAGAAGAGCTTGAAGAGGTTGGATATAATTCCAACTTTGTGAATAGCGGTTTTGAAGCAATGGATTTTTTAAAGAACAATCCTGTTGATCTGATTTTGCTCGATTTAAAAATGCCTGCAATGGATGGCTTTGATGTTCTAAAAGCAATCGAGCAAAATCAAATTAAAGCTAAAGTTATTGTATTAACTGCTTATGCAGATGTAAAAAGTGCGATTGATTCAGCAAAAATGGGTGCAACCGATTTTATAAGTAAACCGTATGACTTTGATGAGCTTCTGATAACCATTACGAAAGTTCTGCAAAGAGAATGA
- a CDS encoding response regulator: protein MKINHRIILVNLLIVAIVLGSSAIAFYTIMYNTLTAQQSKIIINSSRNFIFNYRSFIDDMDEEFWTINNDNPELLFEKPLALGNINDFFLEASLSDSSRILRHNSKNFILLPKQIFTIEEFIQLNPYAIINIKKISPDRICYSGKVINNDVLDDFSQKIGSDVALVWDNFTAEVSNSNLNSQHTFLLSKAYNYLNQRNDLEVFVGSSETSDIIATSYRIEKLSKYGNDLAFIFFKSHSEATDLRETLRNILILIGVVGIILALILSYVLTHKLRVRISDLNYATAQTSAGNFDTRIEIKSNDEIGKLGKAFNIMLDELKKNQQAKNDYSEFITLINKNASLAEISNAALNKIIDTCGFLVGALYSIDEDEVSLICSYGLASANPQRERNEFYKKIIKTKESIEISSNTALPSIQTGTFDLKISYLLLLPVIYNNKVIAILELASIDKPTLDAKDYLEKIKEQLAIGLTNAKAVVQLENFVNELKLLNEEYQKQNIQIKKQHNALLEMSNQLKNKAEELAIQKEKAEDSTKLKSQFLASMSHELRTPMNSILGLTELILDKAQLSQKNKERLEVVLKSGKRLMSLINDILDLSKIEAGKMEIREEDILLEEIIEDVFNTASPLALEKGLEFNIKRNCNTRFIINTDRVRVTQVLINLIGNAIKFTQQGKVELSITLNQERMLLFSVSDTGIGISEENRKIIFEEFRQIDATTTRKYSGTGLGLAISKKILDLIGGKIWVASIEGEGSVFSFIIPLKYEQEKRTVSISPVNVDVLRRNVKNPVLVIDDDPEVRYTIGQYLISKGYEVLFAENGEAGVKLAIERQPFAITLDLLLPNKDGWSILKELKEDPITKDIPVILVSIIGDKNVGYGLGAFEYFVKPISADKLLSAFTKLESLAKKRIQKIVIVDDDELEFEKFKNEFKGENITIEYIQDSEFAFNKIAEVQPDLIILDLMMPKIDGITLSHKLKSSSKTKQIPIIISTAKDLSNEEHISLKEIVEDITIKSKGNPLDVLKTVRDRIKLQEDDDTVLSDCENEVENNSTTYSEEEPIGDIYGEVLIVDDDADTLFTLNEMVQSTGCKTHLAKSGKECLKILESVKPDLIMLDIMMPEMDGFQTLKNIRGNSDLRSVPIYAVTAKAMVGDKEIILKHGFNDYIPKPVNSTIISSKIAQLFSKIKSR, encoded by the coding sequence ATGAAGATAAACCACCGAATAATTCTTGTTAACTTGCTCATAGTAGCAATTGTGCTTGGCAGCTCTGCAATTGCTTTCTACACTATAATGTACAACACTTTGACTGCTCAACAATCCAAAATAATAATAAACTCTTCTAGAAATTTTATCTTTAACTATCGTTCTTTTATTGATGATATGGATGAAGAATTTTGGACAATAAATAATGATAATCCTGAACTCTTGTTCGAAAAACCACTTGCTCTGGGTAACATTAATGATTTTTTTCTAGAAGCAAGTTTATCAGATTCTTCTAGAATACTTCGACATAATTCCAAAAATTTTATACTATTACCAAAACAGATATTTACAATCGAAGAGTTTATTCAACTAAATCCGTATGCAATAATAAATATTAAAAAAATTTCCCCTGATCGCATCTGTTATTCAGGAAAGGTTATTAACAATGATGTTCTTGATGACTTTTCTCAAAAAATTGGATCTGATGTAGCTTTAGTCTGGGACAATTTTACAGCTGAAGTATCAAATTCTAATTTAAATAGTCAACATACTTTTCTTTTAAGCAAAGCCTACAATTATCTTAATCAAAGAAATGATTTGGAAGTATTTGTTGGTAGCAGTGAAACTTCTGATATAATTGCTACTTCCTATAGGATTGAAAAATTATCAAAATACGGTAATGATTTAGCCTTTATATTTTTTAAATCCCATAGCGAAGCAACTGATTTAAGAGAAACTCTAAGAAATATTTTAATATTGATTGGTGTAGTGGGAATTATACTTGCTCTAATTCTAAGTTATGTTTTAACCCATAAATTAAGAGTAAGAATTTCAGATTTAAATTACGCAACAGCACAAACCAGCGCTGGTAATTTTGATACACGCATAGAAATTAAGAGTAACGATGAGATTGGTAAACTTGGCAAGGCGTTTAATATTATGCTTGATGAACTTAAAAAAAACCAACAGGCAAAAAACGACTATTCTGAATTTATAACTCTCATAAATAAAAACGCATCGCTTGCTGAAATATCTAATGCTGCGTTAAATAAAATAATTGATACTTGCGGTTTTTTAGTAGGTGCACTCTACTCTATCGATGAAGACGAAGTTAGTCTTATTTGTTCCTATGGATTAGCTTCCGCCAATCCACAACGCGAAAGAAATGAATTTTATAAAAAAATTATAAAAACAAAAGAATCCATAGAAATATCTTCTAACACTGCTTTACCTTCCATTCAAACGGGAACATTTGATTTAAAAATAAGTTACCTTTTATTATTGCCTGTAATTTATAATAATAAAGTTATTGCAATACTTGAGTTAGCTTCTATAGATAAACCAACTTTAGATGCTAAGGATTATCTTGAAAAGATCAAGGAACAATTAGCAATCGGTTTAACAAATGCAAAAGCAGTTGTTCAGTTAGAAAATTTTGTTAATGAATTAAAGTTGTTGAATGAAGAATATCAAAAACAAAATATTCAAATTAAAAAACAACACAATGCTCTTTTAGAAATGAGTAATCAGCTTAAAAACAAAGCTGAAGAGTTAGCCATCCAAAAAGAAAAGGCCGAAGATTCTACAAAATTAAAATCGCAGTTTCTTGCAAGCATGTCACACGAACTTCGCACTCCGATGAATTCTATTTTGGGTCTAACAGAATTAATTCTTGATAAAGCACAGCTTAGTCAAAAAAACAAAGAACGATTAGAAGTTGTCCTTAAAAGCGGTAAACGTTTAATGAGTTTGATTAACGATATACTTGATCTGTCTAAAATTGAAGCGGGCAAAATGGAGATTCGTGAAGAAGACATTTTACTTGAAGAAATTATTGAAGACGTTTTCAACACAGCCTCTCCCCTTGCTTTAGAAAAGGGATTAGAATTCAATATAAAAAGAAATTGTAATACACGATTTATAATTAATACCGATCGCGTTAGAGTTACACAAGTATTAATTAACCTTATTGGAAACGCAATAAAATTTACCCAGCAGGGAAAGGTTGAGTTATCCATCACTTTAAATCAAGAAAGAATGCTTTTATTTTCTGTCAGCGATACAGGAATTGGGATATCTGAAGAAAATAGAAAGATAATATTTGAAGAGTTTAGACAAATTGATGCAACTACAACAAGAAAATATAGCGGAACTGGTTTAGGATTGGCAATTTCTAAAAAGATTTTAGATTTAATCGGCGGTAAGATTTGGGTGGCAAGTATCGAAGGCGAGGGCTCTGTTTTTTCATTTATAATCCCTCTTAAGTATGAACAGGAAAAAAGAACTGTATCTATTTCACCTGTTAACGTAGATGTATTGAGAAGAAATGTCAAGAACCCTGTTCTTGTTATCGATGATGATCCTGAGGTTAGATATACAATTGGTCAATATCTTATTTCTAAAGGCTATGAAGTGCTATTTGCGGAAAATGGAGAAGCTGGGGTAAAACTTGCAATTGAAAGACAGCCATTTGCTATTACTTTAGATTTACTATTACCAAACAAAGATGGCTGGAGTATTTTAAAAGAATTAAAGGAAGATCCAATCACAAAAGATATTCCCGTAATATTAGTTTCGATTATTGGTGATAAAAATGTTGGATACGGATTGGGTGCCTTTGAGTATTTTGTAAAACCAATTTCAGCTGATAAGCTATTATCTGCTTTTACAAAACTTGAATCCCTTGCCAAGAAACGTATTCAAAAAATCGTAATCGTGGATGATGATGAATTAGAATTTGAGAAATTTAAAAATGAGTTTAAGGGTGAGAACATCACCATTGAATATATTCAGGATAGTGAATTTGCATTTAATAAGATTGCAGAAGTTCAGCCCGATCTAATTATCCTTGACTTAATGATGCCTAAAATTGATGGTATTACCCTATCGCATAAACTTAAATCAAGTAGTAAAACAAAACAAATTCCGATTATTATCAGCACAGCAAAAGATCTTTCTAATGAGGAACATATTTCTTTAAAAGAAATCGTTGAAGATATTACGATAAAATCTAAAGGTAATCCGCTTGATGTTCTTAAAACTGTTAGAGACAGGATAAAACTTCAAGAGGATGATGACACAGTATTATCGGATTGTGAAAATGAAGTTGAAAATAATTCAACAACTTATTCAGAAGAAGAACCCATTGGTGATATTTATGGTGAGGTATTAATTGTGGATGATGACGCTGATACTTTGTTCACATTAAATGAAATGGTTCAATCAACCGGATGCAAAACACATTTAGCAAAAAGTGGTAAGGAATGTTTAAAAATACTTGAGAGTGTAAAACCAGATTTAATTATGCTGGATATCATGATGCCCGAGATGGACGGTTTTCAAACATTAAAAAATATTCGCGGCAATAGTGATTTAAGATCGGTACCAATTTATGCAGTTACAGCTAAAGCTATGGTGGGGGACAAAGAAATAATTTTAAAACATGGTTTTAATGATTATATACCAAAGCCTGTTAACTCAACAATTATTTCAAGTAAAATAGCTCAATTATTTTCTAAGATTAAATCCCGTTGA
- a CDS encoding response regulator: MKKILVIDDLPENVFMLQDRLEHEGFEVLTAYDGYTGVDKAKNELPDLILLDVMMPDITGLEVCKILVNEPTTKDIPIILVTAKSGAEDTKEGLEAGAFDYIKKPFNRIELLARVKSALKLSEAHKLLLSAEKRDTYIATVVTANHKIKQPLTLLSLSSAAIKRELSKEEISKDGILKRVKYIDIAVKEITDVLNQLNAIKDPVLSEYTANIKMIKVEDEPREENKKSD; this comes from the coding sequence ATGAAAAAAATATTAGTAATAGATGATTTACCAGAAAACGTTTTTATGCTTCAGGACAGACTTGAACATGAGGGCTTTGAAGTTCTTACCGCATATGACGGTTACACCGGTGTGGATAAAGCAAAGAATGAGTTACCGGATTTGATTTTATTAGATGTAATGATGCCAGATATTACCGGCCTGGAAGTTTGTAAAATCCTAGTTAATGAACCAACGACTAAAGATATTCCAATAATACTTGTTACCGCAAAATCCGGAGCTGAAGATACAAAAGAAGGGTTAGAAGCGGGCGCTTTCGATTATATAAAAAAGCCCTTTAATAGAATTGAATTACTTGCTAGAGTTAAATCAGCACTAAAGCTTTCTGAAGCGCATAAGCTTTTGCTCTCTGCGGAAAAAAGGGATACTTACATCGCTACGGTTGTAACTGCAAATCATAAAATAAAACAGCCGCTTACATTACTTAGTCTATCTTCGGCTGCAATCAAAAGAGAACTTAGTAAGGAAGAGATTTCTAAAGATGGGATCTTAAAGCGAGTAAAATATATTGATATAGCTGTAAAAGAAATTACTGATGTACTCAATCAACTAAATGCAATAAAAGATCCAGTATTATCGGAATACACAGCAAATATAAAAATGATAAAAGTGGAAGACGAACCTAGAGAGGAAAATAAAAAATCAGATTAG
- a CDS encoding response regulator, translating to MSDELIRKYKSKELLELQTASVALADKSFKIFWFNKSFKKDIGVGKIKGVSLKSLFNINTPDEKVLSKSAKSFVVPLADKNKNIIITPLFAKSKKEIDAYFIEMLPLVDSDFKQSAEKEKVRRNLVFQNELQSILVLLVKEKSVENIAEEILIRCIDITSSDFGVIVFHQGEEVKDFIYSDNSNLISERNEVEKSIKFNSSFINKWLELNKRPLLALNHHNNIGFGLTQVLSCESLCISPCYFDNILHAKILVGKKSGTFSSLDISDIEQFSILLSFAISNIETRELNAALESRLLQSQKLETIGKLSSGMAHDFNNLLSSIFGSLHLLRNRVPDSENVIRLIDNIENCSVRARDLTKGLLSFGKPTAKRKEIVMPNFLLSEIGKVVTQTFPSNITLEEKIDTGLHNIIGNSTEIYQILLNLCVNAKESIEGKGKIVLSASNLLVDDSNIISYPLLDRGKYVKFSVSDTGTGINEENISKIFDPYFSTKQKDTGSGLGLYVTYGIIKAHKGHIDVTSGKGMGTAFDVYLPVFEPQKDTKPKETDKIIMLADDEEMLSELLAEMLESTGYYVIKVKSGEEVITVLTEELKVDLLIIDYNMPIMNGLECVSKIRSLNFNLPVILSSGSMRFEDEDLKRYKVSSKIMKPYEFDTMLDTIKQLI from the coding sequence ATGTCTGATGAATTAATCAGAAAATATAAATCAAAAGAACTTCTTGAATTACAGACAGCATCTGTTGCTCTTGCGGATAAATCATTTAAAATATTTTGGTTTAATAAAAGTTTTAAAAAAGATATCGGGGTTGGAAAAATCAAAGGGGTTTCGTTAAAATCCCTTTTTAATATAAACACCCCCGATGAAAAAGTGTTATCCAAATCCGCAAAATCTTTTGTAGTTCCTCTTGCAGATAAAAACAAAAATATAATTATCACACCACTCTTTGCAAAATCAAAAAAAGAAATTGACGCATATTTTATAGAAATGTTACCGCTTGTAGACTCTGATTTTAAGCAAAGCGCTGAGAAAGAAAAGGTGAGAAGAAATTTAGTTTTTCAGAATGAACTTCAAAGCATATTGGTTTTATTAGTTAAAGAAAAATCTGTTGAAAATATTGCTGAAGAAATTCTTATAAGATGTATTGATATCACTAGCAGCGATTTTGGAGTTATCGTTTTTCACCAGGGAGAAGAAGTTAAGGATTTTATTTATTCTGATAATTCTAACTTAATTTCTGAAAGAAACGAAGTTGAGAAAAGTATAAAATTTAATTCTTCGTTTATCAACAAGTGGTTAGAGCTTAATAAACGACCACTTCTAGCACTTAATCATCATAATAACATTGGCTTTGGGTTAACTCAGGTACTAAGTTGTGAATCGCTTTGTATCTCCCCATGTTATTTTGATAATATTTTACACGCAAAAATTCTTGTCGGAAAAAAATCAGGCACTTTTTCATCTTTAGATATTAGCGACATAGAACAGTTCTCGATTCTGCTCTCATTTGCAATCAGCAACATAGAGACGCGCGAACTAAACGCTGCACTTGAATCCAGATTACTTCAATCACAAAAGTTAGAAACCATTGGTAAATTAAGCAGTGGGATGGCTCACGATTTTAATAATTTACTCTCGAGTATTTTTGGCAGCTTACATTTATTGCGTAATAGAGTTCCAGATTCCGAAAATGTTATTAGACTTATAGACAATATTGAGAATTGTTCTGTAAGGGCGAGAGATCTTACAAAAGGACTTCTTTCATTTGGAAAACCAACGGCTAAGCGCAAAGAAATTGTTATGCCGAATTTCCTTTTAAGTGAAATAGGTAAAGTTGTAACACAAACATTTCCATCTAACATAACTCTTGAAGAAAAAATAGATACCGGACTTCATAATATCATAGGCAACAGTACTGAAATATATCAAATACTATTAAACCTATGTGTTAATGCTAAGGAATCAATTGAAGGTAAAGGTAAAATAGTTCTCAGCGCCTCAAATCTTTTGGTGGATGACTCTAACATTATTAGTTATCCTCTCTTGGATAGAGGCAAGTATGTTAAGTTTTCTGTTAGTGATACTGGCACCGGCATCAATGAAGAAAATATATCTAAAATATTTGATCCTTATTTCTCTACAAAACAAAAAGATACAGGCTCAGGCTTGGGTTTATATGTTACTTACGGAATCATAAAAGCTCACAAAGGCCATATAGATGTTACTAGCGGCAAAGGAATGGGAACCGCTTTTGATGTTTATCTTCCGGTATTTGAGCCGCAAAAAGATACGAAGCCCAAAGAAACTGATAAGATAATTATGTTAGCTGATGATGAAGAAATGCTAAGTGAACTACTTGCAGAGATGCTTGAATCTACCGGTTATTATGTGATTAAAGTTAAATCTGGCGAAGAAGTTATAACAGTTTTAACTGAAGAATTAAAAGTTGATTTGTTAATTATTGATTATAATATGCCTATTATGAATGGATTGGAATGCGTTTCTAAAATCAGAAGTCTAAATTTTAATTTACCTGTTATTTTATCTTCTGGAAGTATGAGATTTGAAGACGAAGATTTGAAGCGTTACAAAGTTAGCAGTAAAATTATGAAGCCCTATGAGTTTGATACAATGCTAGATACAATAAAACAGCTAATCTGA
- a CDS encoding sigma-54-dependent Fis family transcriptional regulator: MIESSKNSKILVCDDDETLCYLLKEQLLEEGFIVDAVYDGKYAIEAIKAKNYDILLLDLNMREVQGEEVLKFINDSGYNIQVIILSAQSDMKKAIQCIKNGAYDYINKPYEFEELVLTVNRAIEHRNLLVTTVLLSKEISKKHSEKIIGDSKSLTRVLNLANKAAQSDSNVLVEGETGTGKELFAEYIHKQSARKDKPFVVINCASLPDQLIESELFGHEKGAFTDAKSTKQGLVEIAHGGTLFLDEIGELSLTLQPKLLRFLENGEYRRIGGVTNLNSNVRVIGATNRNLLEEAEAKNFRKDLLFRLNVITLTIPPLRDRREDIIVLANFFLGSKSPVRSPKKLSIEAAQLLEEYDFTGNVRELEHIIERAIIFAEGDYITPEDLNLPNAAVYKSIAGRGIIDIPSEILSMEDLEKWHIAKVLDANRWDRTVTANQLGISPKTLYTKIKKYELKQD; encoded by the coding sequence ATGATAGAAAGTTCAAAAAACTCCAAAATTCTTGTTTGCGATGACGATGAAACCCTTTGTTATTTGCTTAAAGAGCAACTATTAGAAGAAGGTTTTATAGTTGACGCTGTTTATGACGGCAAGTATGCGATCGAAGCCATAAAGGCTAAAAATTATGATATTCTCCTTCTTGACTTAAATATGAGAGAAGTACAGGGAGAGGAAGTACTCAAATTTATAAATGATTCAGGCTATAACATTCAGGTTATAATTCTGTCTGCTCAGTCTGATATGAAAAAAGCTATTCAGTGTATTAAGAACGGTGCCTATGATTACATAAATAAACCTTATGAGTTTGAAGAGCTTGTACTAACAGTTAACAGAGCGATTGAGCACAGAAATTTACTAGTAACCACAGTATTACTTTCCAAAGAAATCAGCAAGAAACATTCAGAGAAAATCATAGGTGATAGTAAATCGCTAACTCGGGTTTTAAATCTTGCTAACAAAGCCGCCCAATCCGATTCTAACGTGTTAGTAGAAGGTGAAACCGGAACAGGCAAAGAATTATTTGCCGAGTATATTCATAAACAATCAGCAAGAAAAGATAAGCCATTTGTAGTAATAAATTGTGCCTCACTTCCGGATCAGTTAATTGAGAGCGAACTCTTTGGCCATGAAAAAGGTGCGTTTACGGATGCCAAATCTACAAAACAAGGGTTGGTTGAAATAGCCCACGGTGGCACACTTTTCTTAGATGAAATTGGGGAGTTAAGCTTAACACTTCAACCAAAGTTATTAAGGTTTTTGGAGAACGGTGAGTATAGAAGAATTGGTGGGGTTACAAATCTAAATTCTAATGTAAGAGTAATTGGGGCAACTAATAGAAACTTATTAGAAGAAGCCGAGGCTAAGAATTTTCGTAAAGATTTACTTTTTAGATTAAATGTTATCACATTAACTATTCCTCCGTTAAGAGATCGAAGGGAAGATATAATTGTATTGGCAAACTTTTTCCTTGGGTCAAAATCTCCTGTTAGATCTCCCAAAAAACTTTCTATTGAAGCGGCACAGTTATTAGAAGAATATGATTTTACTGGTAACGTAAGAGAGCTTGAACATATTATTGAGCGAGCAATTATTTTTGCAGAAGGTGATTATATTACTCCTGAAGATTTAAATCTGCCTAATGCAGCAGTTTATAAAAGTATTGCGGGCAGGGGTATTATAGATATTCCATCAGAAATATTGAGTATGGAAGATCTTGAAAAATGGCACATAGCAAAAGTACTTGATGCGAATCGATGGGATAGAACAGTTACTGCTAATCAGCTAGGTATAAGCCCCAAAACACTCTATACCAAAATCAAGAAGTACGAATTAAAACAAGATTAG
- a CDS encoding cation transporter, giving the protein MNKTDKNKVVSDLAEQGIKTTIIGIFASIVLAAIKGIAGVMGNSYALIADAIESSSDVFTSIIVLTGLKIARKPADETHPYGHGKAEPFAGIVVAAALLIAAIIIIIQSLHEIITPHHAPKPFTLIVLVVVVITKEFLFRFIIKVGNSVDSVAVKNDAWHHRSDAITSAAAFVGIAIALIGGKGYEQADDYAALCASIIIIYNAYRLFKPALFEIMDAAPSPEVIKKAIETSLKVDGVVAIDKCFARKMGFEYYIDMHVIVDGNITVHKGHEISHKVKDKLKEEYPKISNVLVHIEPATEERLRREHIINQTKGKKDTIH; this is encoded by the coding sequence TTGAATAAGACAGATAAAAATAAAGTTGTTTCCGATCTTGCAGAACAGGGGATCAAAACAACAATAATAGGAATATTTGCAAGCATTGTGCTTGCAGCAATTAAGGGTATTGCCGGCGTAATGGGTAACTCATACGCCTTAATTGCAGATGCAATCGAATCCTCATCTGATGTATTTACTTCGATTATAGTTTTAACGGGATTAAAAATCGCAAGAAAGCCAGCTGACGAAACACACCCATACGGACACGGAAAAGCAGAGCCATTTGCTGGAATTGTTGTCGCTGCAGCTTTATTAATAGCTGCCATTATTATTATAATTCAAAGCCTTCACGAAATAATTACTCCTCATCACGCACCTAAACCTTTTACATTAATTGTTTTGGTAGTAGTTGTCATTACCAAAGAATTTCTTTTTAGATTTATAATCAAGGTTGGAAATTCCGTTGACAGCGTTGCAGTTAAAAACGATGCTTGGCACCATAGAAGTGATGCTATTACATCCGCAGCCGCATTTGTTGGTATCGCAATTGCACTTATTGGCGGCAAAGGGTATGAGCAGGCTGATGATTATGCTGCATTGTGTGCTTCCATTATAATAATTTATAATGCTTATAGACTATTTAAACCCGCTTTATTTGAAATTATGGATGCTGCTCCTTCACCAGAAGTAATAAAAAAAGCTATTGAGACTTCTCTTAAAGTTGATGGCGTTGTTGCGATTGATAAGTGCTTTGCTAGAAAAATGGGATTTGAATACTATATTGATATGCATGTTATTGTCGATGGGAATATTACCGTTCATAAAGGACATGAGATTTCTCACAAGGTTAAAGATAAACTGAAGGAAGAATATCCCAAAATATCTAATGTGCTTGTTCATATAGAACCTGCAACAGAGGAAAGATTAAGGCGGGAACATATTATTAATCAAACCAAAGGGAAAAAGGACACTATTCACTAG
- a CDS encoding DUF2892 domain-containing protein, giving the protein MKANVGSADRIIRFVLGAVIIVLGFYFKSLWGIVGLVPVATAALNFCPAYNLIGVSTKKKIETEKLKS; this is encoded by the coding sequence ATGAAAGCAAATGTTGGAAGTGCAGATCGTATAATTCGTTTTGTTCTTGGTGCAGTTATTATAGTCCTTGGTTTTTACTTTAAGAGTTTGTGGGGTATTGTTGGTTTAGTTCCAGTGGCTACGGCTGCTTTAAATTTTTGCCCCGCTTATAATTTAATTGGTGTTTCTACAAAGAAAAAAATAGAAACCGAAAAATTAAAGAGTTAA
- a CDS encoding DUF1049 domain-containing protein, producing the protein MNFKSIATLILLALFIIVSIQNVEVIPVHFLFWKIEISKLLLLILTLVVGILVGIIIPGMLEKPKSGAQIESK; encoded by the coding sequence ATGAATTTTAAAAGCATAGCTACGCTAATATTGTTGGCTTTATTTATTATAGTGAGCATTCAAAATGTTGAAGTCATTCCAGTTCATTTTCTGTTTTGGAAAATCGAAATATCAAAATTGTTACTATTAATATTAACACTTGTAGTTGGGATATTAGTTGGTATTATTATTCCGGGAATGTTGGAGAAACCTAAAAGTGGCGCACAAATAGAATCAAAATAA